GGGGAGGCCGAGGTTTTAAAACTCCTTACCGATATAAGCTCCGAAGAAAGTGCAAAAAAAATATTGGCTTATATTTCCGGTGTGAACAAGGAGTTAAAAAGTGAAGACTTTGAAAAAACTCTTTCTCACTTGGAAAACCTCGCAGGCGGCTCCGGCGAGGATACAAAACGCATGAGGGATATCTATGCCTTGGTAAAGGCTGTAGGTATTGAAGATTCAGTCGTCTTTGATCCTTCAATTACGCGAGGTTTGGATTATTATACCGGTGTTGTATTTGAGACCTTCTTAACCGATTTGCCATCGATAGGCTCTGTGTGTTCCGGCGGAAGGTATGATAACCTTACAGCTCTTTATATGAAGGAATCTATTACAGGAGTGGGGGCATCCATAGGGCTTGATAGGCTTTTAGCTGCCCTTGAACAGTTAGGTCATCAAAAAACAAAGGCCAGCTTTACCGATCTCCTTATTTTTTCTTTACCTGAAGATGATCAAGCTCTTTCATATAAGATAGTAAACTTTTTTGAAGCCGAAAAAATAAATGCTGAAGTATATCCTGAACCTAAAAAGATGAATCATCAGTATACCTATGCCGAAAAAAAAGACATAAGGTGGGGGCTTTTCTTAGGTAAAGATTCTTGTGTAGAAGAATTTGACAAGACCCCTCAAGGGTTTAAGATAAAATTAAAGGATATGACTAATAGAACTGAGGATGAAATACCTCTTAGCGAAGTTGTAAAAAAGATTATGGCCTCAAAAAATTAAACCTCTTTTTTCCGGCTTATTTCGTATAATAGAATACCTGCTGCGACGGAAACATTTAGGCTGTCAAGTTTTCCCTTGGTTGGGATTGACACTATTTCGTCGCAGGTTTCTTCTACAAGGCGGCTCATTCCCTTGCCTTCGCTTCCCATAATAAGGGCTGTCTTTTTTGGGAACGTTAGATCGGGAAGGGCCTTGCCTCCTGCATCTGCACCGTAAATCCAAAAACCTTCCTTTTTTAGCCTCTCTATAGTTCTTACCAAATTGGTTACTTCCACAAAGGGAACCCAGGCTAAAGCTCCTGCACTTACCTTGCTTATAATCTCAAAGCCTCCCGCACTTTTGTTTTCAGGAACTAGTATTCCGTCTATTCCGAATTGGTCTGCACTTCGTATAATGGAACCCGTATTGTGAGGATCCGTAACGGAATCAAGTATTACCACAAAGGCCGAGTCTTTTTCTGCAAGCCTTGCAAAAAACTCATCGACACTCATTCCTTTTTTTTGATTTTCAGCCTCCGTTACAAGAACAATACCCCTGTGATCCCTTAACTGTTCAGGCAAGGTTTTGGTGAGGGAATCAAGAAATTGATTGTCTTTTTTTTCAACTTTTAGATTTAATTTACGAGCCTCTTCCAAAATTTTTTTTACCCTTGGGCCTTCTTTAGAGTAAAAAATTTCAAGGTTCGGCTTCCGGTTCTTTTCTTTTTCTATTTTAAGTTTTTCTGCTCTTAAAATCTCGTCTATCGCATGAAAACCCGTAATTGTTTTTTTCATAATTTTTAGTCCAAGCTATAAATTTCACCGTATTTTACCGTTTTTACATCCTTGTAACCGTTTTCGTTTAAGTATTGGGTAAAATAAGTTTGAGCCTTAGGTTCTCCGTGAACCAAGAATATTCTTTTAAGTTTAGGATTTTCCAAGGAGTCGAGCCATTCTCTGGATTCAAAATAGTCGGCATGAGCACTGAAGGCATTTATCTGCAAAATTTCAGCTCGTACCTGATGCCATTCACCGAAGATTTTTACTTCCTGTTCTCTGTTTTGAAGTCTGCGGCCTAGGGTGTCTTCTGCCATAAAACCTACAAGCATTACCTTTGTCGACGGCTTTTCGATATTGTTTGCAAGATGGTGGGTAATTCGTCCGAATTCGCACATTCCGTCTGCACTGATTATAACCATGGGGCCGTCAATATTGTTCAATTCCTTAGACTCGGTTACACTCGTTATAAATTTAAGTGAGTTAAAGCCGAATGGATTTTTATGATGAGTTAAAAATGCCTCATGTGTTTCTGCATCATAACATTCGGGATGTACCTGAAAGATGCTCGTTGCGTTTACGGCCATGGGCGAATCTACATAAATCGGAATATTAGGAATTATTTTTTTATCTACTAAGAGATGAAAATAATAGACGATTTCCTGTGTCCTTTCAACTGCAAAGGCCGGAATAATCATCTTTCCCTTATTTTGTACAATTTCCTGTGTTTTTTCGGCAAGAAGTTTTAAAGCATTGTCGGTTTCCTCATGGCGCCGGTTTCCGTATGTGCTTTCAATAACTATATAATCTACAGGAGGAATAATATCCGGATCGCGGATAATAGCCTTATTTTTTCGGCCTAGGTCTCCTGTAAAGGCTATTTTTACCTCTTTCCCATCCGAGTCTTTGGCGGTAATTACAGCCATCGCTGAACCTAAAATATGCCCTGCATCATAGAATTCAAGCTGAACATTAGGACCTATCCATGCAGGCCTATGATATGAAATTGTTACAAACTGATTGACTGTTTGGATTACATCGGCTTCATCAAAAAGAGGCACCCATTTAAAGCTTTCTCCTTTTTTTGCAGCCTGTTTGGATAGATACTCCCTGTCCCTAGCTTGAATTCGTGCAGAATCCATCATAACAAGGTTTGCTATATCTCTGGTAGCAGGGGTTGCATATATATTGCCGTTAAATCCGTGTTTTCCCAGCAATGGTAATAGTCCGCAATGGTCATAATGGGCATGGGTTAAAATAACGGCTTCCAGCTCCTGAGTCGGAACATTAAAATCTCTATTTTTTTTGTCCGCTTCAGCTCTTTTTCCTTGAAAAGCTCCGCAGTCTATCAAATACTTGTGCCCGTCAACTTCAAGAATGTGTTTAGATCCGGTAACCTCTTGTGCAGCTCCGAGTGAGTAAAATTTAATTGCCATAGCTTAAGCATACATCATAATCGGCGAAAAATCAAGTACTGTTTTTACCTATTATATGGAGCTATCGGTATAAAGGTCTATTGCCATATGTGGTAGCTGTGTATGTATTTTATAAAGCTGAGATTTCCTAAAATAAAAAATGTAAGGCCTATACCCAGAAGGGTATAAGATGATGTGTACAAAAGAACCGAATAACCTATTAAGGCTCCCGTAAGCGAAAGGGCTGCAAATAAATATTCTTTTATGTTTTTTGTAATATAGACAAAAAAGTAATTTACACAGGCTAGAAGAGCGGCTATTAAAAATAGGTATATATATGAATGACCGGCCTTAATATCCGAAAGAAAATATCCGCTTATATGAAAATTATTTATAGGCATTGATAGACATATTAAAAAAGATATAAAAAAAAGGAAAAAGAAGACTGAAGATATCTTTCTCGTTACTATTTTATTGGCAAAGATGCCCGCCATAAAGATGGACATAATTCCGGCTAATCTGAAAAAATATACCAATCGGGATAGATTTGATATACTATCCAGCACTATATTGGAAAAACTATATAGGGGAAATACAAGCCTTATACTTTCAAAGCTTATGCATAAGGTAAACATAGCAAAAAAGGATATTTCGATTGCATGAGTTTTTTTAAATGTGAAATAGATGAAGATTAAAAAACCAAGTGATAAAAAAGGAAAGGCTAAGATACTTATTAATACTGCATAGCTGTTATAATTATTTCTTAAAAGGCTGAGTATAAATTCAGTAATTATAGAATTTCCTGCAGATTTTGTGCCTATTACCAAGGAATTATCAAGGTTTCCTTTAAGTACAATACATACAAAGGCTATTAAGGATAATACAAGAATTAAAGCTGCAATACATATGGCGACTAGGCGCGCTCTGTTTCTTCCCGCAATTGTCATATTAAAGCAGTATACCAGTAAAAAAAATATTTGTAAAGGCAATTACTCAAAAATACTTGATATATTGGTATTTTTATGGTAAAATATTGACTATGAATTTTGTTTTTATTTTAGTTTTGCCCTTGTTTTTTTTACTCTATGCCTCATTTTCAAATGAACAGGGCGGTAAGTTTGCAGCCTTTTTATTCGGTATTTTGGGCGGAATAGCGGCATTGATAGTTGTTTCGTTTTTCTCTTTTTCGAGTCTGCAAATTTCATCTTCACTTGCCGCTCATTTATGGCGCTTTTTCTTTCAGTACTTTTTCTTAAACGCTCTTTTCGGATTGGCTTTTTTCTTTTTGATTTCATTTTCTCTTTCTGAAGAAACCTTAAGCAATAGTTTATCGGCTCTTTTCGGTATTTTTAGTGCCGTCTTTGCCTATCTATTTTACAGGAATATCAATACGCCCGACTCAACCGAGCTTATTTTATTTCTTCTTATAATAGCAGGCACAATCCTTATTTTTGATTTTCTATACTATATTTTGTCGGCGAATTTAACAATTTCCATGGATTTTATGGTTTATGCGATAGCCTTTATTTCTTTTATAATTTTCAGCCTTTTGGGCTCGTATGCTCTTGCAAATTGGTATTTATCCGAATCTTTAAATATGCATATTTTTGTTTGCGGCGGTATGTTTTTGCTTGGAGTTGTTTTAAATATTATCCGAAACAGGTTATAAGTTTTTGATTTTATGAATCTCGATTTTTTGTCTTTATCGGATAAACATAATTCGGTTGTCGTTTTGGGAGCTACGGCGACGGGAAAAACCTCCTATGCCGTAGGCCTTGCAAAAGCGCTTGGCGGAGAAATCATTTCTGCGGATTCAAGGCAGGTTTATAAGGGGCTTGACCTAGGTACCGGAAAAGACTTAAAAGAGTACGGCGATGTACCCCATCACCTAATCGATATTTGTACCTTGGAAAGGGAGTACAATGTTTTTGATTTTCAAAATGATGCTTACAAGGCCTTTGAAGATATAAAGAGGAGAAAAAAGTTTCCCATTTTTGCGGGAGGAACGGGGCTGTATCTTGATGCTCTTATAAGGGAATACGAACTCATTCCTGTTCCGAAAAATGAAGAACTGAGGGCTTCTTTGGCCGATAAGGATTTGGCTGACTTGCAAAAAGCTTTTTTTGAATACAATGTTCCGATGCATAATAAAACCGACCTTGAAAATATGGATAGGCTTATGCGGGCTATTGAAATTGCGGAATATAAAAAGACCCATCCCGATGCAGCTGAAATCTTAAATGCAAACCGCCCCGATATCCGCCCCCTTATAATAGGCCTTAAATACCCGCGGGAAATTTTAAGGGCAAGAATAAGGCTTAGACTCTTAGAGCGCATAAAAGACGGAATGATAGAAGAAACCGAGAGCCTTCACAAGGAGGGCTTTTCTTGGGAAAGGCTTGAAAGTTTGGGGCTTGAATATAAATTTACCGCCCAATATCTTCAAGGCAAAATAAAATCTAGGGAAGAGTACGTTGATTCTCTTTACCGTGCCATTTGTCAATTTGCGAAACGGCAGGAAACTTGGTTTCGCCGTATGGAAAAAAACGGGGTAAAAATAAACTGGATATTGAAGTGAGTTTTTAATATAGTGTTGGAGGGAAATTTGACTTTAAAACAAAACATTCAATATGTTTTTATAGACTCAGGCATAGGGGGGCTGCCTTATTTAAGGCATTTAAAAGAATTGGAGCCTCAAAGTTCCTGTGCCTATGTCGCAGACACAAAACATTTTCCTTATGGAGAAAAAACACTCGAAGAGGTAATAGAATTTACCGAAGACCTTGTAAAAAAAATAATCGAAAAACTTAAACCCTCCGTTATAATAATAGCCTGTAATACGATGACGGTTTCGGCTCTTTCACACTTGCGTAAAAAATTTGAGATACCCTTTGTGGGCACCGTTCCTGCGATAAAACCTGCTGCCTTAACAAGTAAAAATAAAAAAATTGCCGTCCTTGCAACTGAAAGAACGGTAAACGATATCTATGTGCAAAATCTCATTGAGGAATTCGGAGCCGATTGTAAATTTTTTATGCGTGCCGATTCCGTTTTGGTCTCTAAAATAGAGAACACATTATTGTCAGGCTCTGAGGAGGACAAGAAGGCCGGAATCCGTCCTGCGGTTGAGTTTTTTAAATCGGCGGGAACGGATACTGCCGTCCTAGGCTGTACTCATTTTCTCCATCTAAGAGATGAGTTTAAATCCGAGTGTGAGCCGGATATAAAGATTGTGGACTCTTTGGATGGGGTTGTAAATCAGGCCTTAAAAATATCTCCTCCTCAAAAATCAAAGACGGATGAGAAATTAAATAATATTCAAAAAGATATTTTTTATATCACCTCGGAAAAAACTGAAGAGAGTACAAAAAAATATTCCGCTTATGCGGAGCTCTTTAATATGACTTTAGGTTACTTCTAAAAAACTTGTTGTTTTTTAGAAGTAACCTATAAATCTAAGGAAAACATCGAAAAGCTGAAGTTTTTCGATGTTCCCTTTAAGGTATTTATAAAATGAAAGGATTGGTTTTAAAAGGATCTAATAATATTTTTTATGTTGAATGTGAAGACGGAAAATTCAGAAGCTGCTCCATTAAGGGGAAGGTTCTAAAAGATTCTGCTCTTTACTATAATCCTCTTGCTGCCGGAGATTTTGTAAATCTTGAGCCCGATACTCATTCTGATGATGAAGGCTCAATAACGGGTTTGATAGAAAGAAAAAATTCTTTTTTACGTTTAAATCAAAAACTGAATATGCCTCAGCTTTTAGCTGCAAATATCGACCTGCTTGTTTGTGTTGTCTCTGCTGCTAATCCTCCCTTCCGCCCCCGATTTGTAGACAGGGTTTTAGTGCAAGCCGAGATTCAAAAGATTCAGGTTTTAATTGTTATAAATAAGTGTGATTTAAAAATCTCGGCTGATGTAAGAGCGCGAATAGAGGACTGGAAAAGATTGGGCTATAAAACCCTTGAAGTGTCGGCAAAGGAGGGTAGGGGAATGGATAACTTAATTGAAAACCTCTCGGCTAAAACTTCTGCCCTCGTAGGACAGTCAGGAGTAGGTAAAAGTACACTCTTAAATTTTATCGCCCCCGATTTAAATTTAAAAACTTCTGCAATTTCGGATAAGTATGACCGAGGCACCCACACGACAACACAAGGAGAGTATTTTAAAATAAAGGCTCTTACTTCAAAGGGGAAAGAACATTCGATAAACATAATTGATACGCCGGGTGTTAGGCATTTTGCCATTTACGGCATCGAGCCTGAAGATACGGCCCTATATTTTCCCGAAATGGAAAAACTTATAGGCTCATGTAAATTCGGCCTTTCCTGCACCCATACCCATGAACCCGGTTGTGCACTTTTGGAAGCTCTTAAAAAAGGAAATATTCATAAGGACAGGTATACGAGTTTTGAGCTTATACATAAAGAATTACAAGAAACGGTAAAGAAGTATTAATCGTAGGATAGGAGTATGATAAACAGTTCAGCAGGAATTCTGCCTCACTGTTTATCTGCCGAGTTTGCCTTTCGGCAAACGTCGCATTATTGTATGTAGTTTTGCATAAAGCAAAACTACTTGAAAAAACTTTTTTCGCAAATTAATATTTGCTGCAAAAAGTTTTTATGGGAGTAGATATGACAGAGCATACGCTGGAAGTTTTACAGTTTTCGAGGATAAGAGAAATTATTGCCTCCTATTGTGTAACTGATGAGGGAAAAGAATTTTGCTTAAAAAAGAATCCCGATACGGATATTAAAAAAATAGAAGAAGAAAAAAAATTAGGGATTGATTTTTTAAGTCTTTTAAGGGCATATAAGGCTCCTCCAATAAAGTACAGGCCCCCTGTTCTTCCCTTTCTTGAAGGCATAGAACTTGAAGGTGCTGCCCTTGATATTGAAGGCGTTTATTCGGTCGGGCTTTTAGCCTTGTCCGTTTTTTCTTTGCATGAATGGCTGAGTCCTTTTTTAGAAAATGAAGACCTAAATGAAAACTCGATTGTTTCCTTTGTAAAAAAAATACCCGATATGCTCCATCTAAAAAATCTTGTATTTTCTTTTATAGATGAAAACGGAGAATTGCAAGACCTTCCTTCTTTGAGGGCAATAAAAAATAAGATACGCTCTATCGAGGACGACATAGATAAAACTATGCGGAATTATTTTACAAACGATGCAACCCGTCAAATGCTTCAATCCAATCTTCCTACGGTCAAAGACGGAAGACAGGTTATAGCCGTAAGATCAAATTTTAAAGGAAGGATTCCGGGTATCATTCATGAGTATTCTCAATCGGGACAAACATTTTATCTTGAACCGGAAGAAATAGTTTTAAAGAATAATGACCTTATCGCCGCTCATGCCGAATACGAGCGTGAACTTTTAAGGCTATTGCAGGACTTGACTTCCCAAATTGCAGAGCATACCGAAAACATAAAAGAGGCCTGTGAAGCAATCACAAAATTGGATTGTGTTGCCGCCGCTTCCAGATGGGCTCATTCCAATAATTGTGTTTTTGCAGGCAGTATAGATTTAGGCTTAAGCCATTCAATAGACAAGGACGGCAGCCCTGATTCAAAAGGCTCTCCTCTTGCTTTTTATCTTCATCAAGCCCGCCATCCCCTTCTTGGAAAATCGGCGGTTCCTATAGACCTAAAATTATCTAAAGATGATAGGGTGCTTATCATAACGGGACCGAATACCGGAGGAAAAACCGTAAGCTTAAAAACGGCAGCTCTCTTTGCTCTGATAAACCAAACAGGCTGGCCCGTTCCTGCAGGCCCATTGACCCGTCTTCCTTACTTTGATTTTATAGCCTGCGACATAGGCGATGAGCAGTCTATGGATCAATCCCTTTCTACCTTTTCGGCTCACATGAAAAATGTTTCCGAAATTATAAGGAGGGCAGGGGATAAAAGTCTTATAATTCTTGATGAGCTTGGAAGCGGTACGGATCCTCAAGAAGGCTGTGCAATAGCAATGGCTGTTCTCGATGATCTTTTAGAAAAAAAAGCCTTTGTCTTTGTTACAACCCATCATGGTGCCTTAAAAAATTACGGCTATAGTAAGGACTCCTGTGTAAATGCTTCGGTCGAATTTAACCAAAACACATTGAGCCCCACCTATCGGATACTAATGGGCGTTCCCGGAGAAAGCCATGCCGTTGACATAGCCAAGCGGAACGGTCTTCCTGAACATATAATCGAAAAGGCTCACACCTATTTGGGAAATAACAGGGCCGATGTTTCCGATCTTATAAAGGGCCTTATTCAAAAACATGAAGACATGAACGAATTTGAACTTCAAAAAAAAGAAGAAGAATTAAAACTTAAAGAGGATAGGCGGCGTTCCGATTTAAAAGAACTTCAGTTAAAACAAAAAGAATTGGAGCTGAAGAAAGACGGAATAAAAAGGCTCGATCTCTTTTTTGAAGAAAAAAGAAAATTTCTTGAAAACCTTGTGCGGGAACTGAGAGAGGGAGAGCTAAGCCGAGAAAAAACTTTAAGCGTCAAAAAATGGATTGACGATTTTGAAAAAGACTTGGACAAAGAACATGAGACCCTTAAACTTGAACAAACAAAGATAGATGAAAGACTTCATACTTCAAAAGAAAAAAACAAGGCTCCTCAAAATCCTGACCTCCGCGAAGGCTCAAGGGTTATAATAAAAAGCCTCAACCGTAACGGAGAGCTTATCCGTGAAGAAAAAAAAGGAAAGTGGCTCGTTGCCGTCGATAACTTAAAACTTACTATTGCCGAGGACGACATTGAGGCTTGCGAAAATCAGGAAAAGCTTAAACTTTCCAAACCCATTGTCAGCATTATAAGCGATACAAGTGCTCCTTCTTCCCGCCCTTCTTTTGAGCTCCGCCTATTAGGAATGAGGGCTGAGGAAGCTCAAAAGGCCTTGCAGGATCAGATGGATATTGCCTTAGTACACGGTATCACCGAGTTTGCCATTATTCACGGAAAGGGTCATGGAATTCTTCAAGAACTTTCTCACGACTTTTTAAAGAGAAGTCCCTATGTAAAGGCTTTCCGCTTTGCAAAGCCGGAAGAAGGCGGATCGGGAAAGACGATAGTAAGCCTCGGTTAAGTCCATGCTGCAGCTAACGCTGCTAACGTAAGCTAATTTGATTCAAAATTTTCTATTACGTAAAAATCTACGGGGAACCAATTTTCAGGAGCCGCTATTTCATCGGCTATTTCTCCTATAGGTACATGGGCCGTAGTTTCACAGCCAAGGTAATCTCTGCCGTTGTGAGTAAAACAGGTTCCGCTTCCCGGACAGTCTACTGCAGCTATGGCATGGGACTTATTCGGAGAAACCAAAAGGACGGCATCTATGTTCATCTGTTTTAGCATTAGTACCATAAGAAGAGCCCTGCTGTCGCAGTCGCCCCTTTTTTCCGTAAGAGCTTGAGGCAAATTCATAAAATCGCTTCCTTTTCTGTCTCTTTCATAGTTAAAATTTTGAACTAAAAGAAGCAGTTCCTTTACCGCTTTTTCGGCAAATCCGTTTTGATTGTTTTCATCAAAGAGAGAAGTATATACGGCAAAGGAAGCTGGAGCTATGCGGTTCCATGCGTCCCTAAAAATTACCTTATAAAAACGCTGCCAAGCTGCGATTAAATTATCATGATTTAAATACATAGTCAAAACAGAAAATTCCCTGTCAATTACCGACTTGTTTGCTTCCGCATCGGATTCATCTATCGTAAAGGATATGTTTTTATTGTTAAAAGTATACTCGATATTTTTTTCTTTTGTTTTAGGATATAGGGCTGTTGTAACCGGCCCGGGCTCAAAATAAGACATTGTATCCGTATAAACCGTGTCAAGGGAAGAAATCATGAGGTTTTCGCATTCCTTTGCCTTATCCTTGTCGGTATAGGTAAGAAGAACCAGCCAGCCGGTTTTATTGGGCAGCTCAAGGCTTAAAACCCAGCCTGAAAGCTCCTTAGGTTTATATTTTTCGGAAGGCGAATATAAAAACGATACCGACGATAAAAGAGCTTCTTTATTTCTCCATACAAAAGGAACATCTTTATGAGTTATTTTTAACTGTTTAAAAACATGTTCAGCCGCTTCTTTTGCAGTCTTAAATTGAGGCTCTTCATACAAGGCAATTTGCAAATCAACCGGCAGAATAGCATGCTGAAAAAGATATCTTTCATTTCCTTCTCTATTGGCTAAAACAAAATCCTCAGGCAGGTCGAGTGCATAGCCCCATGAAGGGGAATACATTTGTTCCGCCGAAAGAGAAACACTTAAAAAAAAGAAACAGCTTAGAAATAAAAAAAATAATAAAACGTTTTTTTTCTTCATTTTTTCCCTCATATTACCTTATAATTATAACTTATTTTTAATAATAATACTATAGTTTTAACATGAAATTTACTTTGCATATCCTAAAAAATTATGTTATACTGTTTAAGATATGATTCAATTTGAAGATGATGTTTTCTATCTGGAAACCGAGAACTCAAGCTATTGGTTCCGTATAAGTCCTTACGGACACTTGGAAACCGTGCATTACGGTAAAAAGATGGAAAGAGGCGATATACAGGGACTCATTGTAAAAAGAACGGCACAGACAGGTTCTTCCGTTTGCTATGATGAAAAAGACCCCATCTATGTGCTTGATAATATCCCCTTGCAATGGTCGGGAAACGGCAGGGGGGATTACCGTTATTCTCCTTGCGAAATAAGAATGCCCGATTCTTCTTTTACGCACGATTTTGTTTATCAATCCCATAAGATAGAAAAAGGCTTGAAACCTATGCAGACTCTTCCTTACGCCATTGACGGAAATGAAGACGCCGAAACCCTTATCATAAATTTAAAAGATATAAACGATGTTAGTCTTGCACTCTACTATACGGTATTTCCGTCCTTTAATCTTATAACAAGGCGTGCTGTCTTGACAAATAATAATGAAAAAGCCTTGGAAATACGCCGCCTTATGAGTATGATGATAGATCTTCCGGACAGGGGCTTCAATATGTTCACCCTTGACGGGAGCTGGATTAAAGAAGCTCATCTCCACAAAAAAGAAATTTCCTATGGGATGTGGGTAAACGAGTCTACAACCGGAGCAAGCTCTAACCGTCACAATCCGGGCTTTCTTGTTGCAGCTCACGGAGCAGAGGAGGATAGGGGAGAGGTCTACGGGTTTAACCTTATCTACAGCGGCAATCATTTCGGCTTTGTTCAAAAAAGCCATTTGGACCTAATCCGCATCGGTATCGGGATAAGTCCTCATTGTTTTTCTTGGGATTTAAACAAAGGTGAAAGCTTTGAAACGCCTGAGGCTCTTCTTTCTTTTTCCGATAGGGGCTTTAACGGGCTTCGTTCAAATATACACGGCTTTATAAATAAGTGTATTGTAAGGGGTGAATGGAAAGAAAAAGAAAGGCCTGTTTTAATAAACAATTGGGAAGCCGATTTTTTTAAGTTTAATCGCCGAAGTCTTTTACGCTCTGCCCGTCAGGCAAAAAAGTTGGGGCTTGAGCTTTTTGTGCTTGATGACGGCTGGTTCGGAGACCGGAATAATGATAGTGCAGGTCTCGGCGACTATCGGGTAAATACAAAAAAACTTCCCGGGGGAATTAAAAAACTTGCCGATAAGGTGCGTAAAATCGGGCTTGATTTCGGGCTTTGGTTTGAGCCTGAAATGGTAAACGAGGACAGCGATCTATTCCGTTCTCATCCCGAATGGGCCTTAAAAGAGCCCTTCAGGGAGCCGGTTAGAGGAAGGCACCAGCTCGTCCTTGACCTTTGTCTTAAAGAAGTTAGAGATTATATAGTTGAAAATGTCTCACGGATTTTAGATGAGGAGGATGTCTCTTATGTAAAATGGGATATGAATCGCCACATATCGGCAGCTTTTTCTCCTTCTTTAAAAAATCAAGGAGAGTTTTATCACCGTT
The DNA window shown above is from Treponema denticola and carries:
- a CDS encoding endonuclease MutS2: MTEHTLEVLQFSRIREIIASYCVTDEGKEFCLKKNPDTDIKKIEEEKKLGIDFLSLLRAYKAPPIKYRPPVLPFLEGIELEGAALDIEGVYSVGLLALSVFSLHEWLSPFLENEDLNENSIVSFVKKIPDMLHLKNLVFSFIDENGELQDLPSLRAIKNKIRSIEDDIDKTMRNYFTNDATRQMLQSNLPTVKDGRQVIAVRSNFKGRIPGIIHEYSQSGQTFYLEPEEIVLKNNDLIAAHAEYERELLRLLQDLTSQIAEHTENIKEACEAITKLDCVAAASRWAHSNNCVFAGSIDLGLSHSIDKDGSPDSKGSPLAFYLHQARHPLLGKSAVPIDLKLSKDDRVLIITGPNTGGKTVSLKTAALFALINQTGWPVPAGPLTRLPYFDFIACDIGDEQSMDQSLSTFSAHMKNVSEIIRRAGDKSLIILDELGSGTDPQEGCAIAMAVLDDLLEKKAFVFVTTHHGALKNYGYSKDSCVNASVEFNQNTLSPTYRILMGVPGESHAVDIAKRNGLPEHIIEKAHTYLGNNRADVSDLIKGLIQKHEDMNEFELQKKEEELKLKEDRRRSDLKELQLKQKELELKKDGIKRLDLFFEEKRKFLENLVRELREGELSREKTLSVKKWIDDFEKDLDKEHETLKLEQTKIDERLHTSKEKNKAPQNPDLREGSRVIIKSLNRNGELIREEKKGKWLVAVDNLKLTIAEDDIEACENQEKLKLSKPIVSIISDTSAPSSRPSFELRLLGMRAEEAQKALQDQMDIALVHGITEFAIIHGKGHGILQELSHDFLKRSPYVKAFRFAKPEEGGSGKTIVSLG
- a CDS encoding alpha-galactosidase, with protein sequence MIQFEDDVFYLETENSSYWFRISPYGHLETVHYGKKMERGDIQGLIVKRTAQTGSSVCYDEKDPIYVLDNIPLQWSGNGRGDYRYSPCEIRMPDSSFTHDFVYQSHKIEKGLKPMQTLPYAIDGNEDAETLIINLKDINDVSLALYYTVFPSFNLITRRAVLTNNNEKALEIRRLMSMMIDLPDRGFNMFTLDGSWIKEAHLHKKEISYGMWVNESTTGASSNRHNPGFLVAAHGAEEDRGEVYGFNLIYSGNHFGFVQKSHLDLIRIGIGISPHCFSWDLNKGESFETPEALLSFSDRGFNGLRSNIHGFINKCIVRGEWKEKERPVLINNWEADFFKFNRRSLLRSARQAKKLGLELFVLDDGWFGDRNNDSAGLGDYRVNTKKLPGGIKKLADKVRKIGLDFGLWFEPEMVNEDSDLFRSHPEWALKEPFREPVRGRHQLVLDLCLKEVRDYIVENVSRILDEEDVSYVKWDMNRHISAAFSPSLKNQGEFYHRYILGLYEVLTKIFSPRPHILLESCSSGGNRFDLGMLCFSPQIWTSDNTDPVERQEIQSALSLLYPLSAMGAHVSASPHQQTLRQTPLSTRFNTACFGVLGYELDLKFLTHAEKKEIKEQISFYKKYRKIFQFGSFSVIGTHKDNQRHWQCSDGRTAVSGLFQMKARTADGHSILKVKGMKENALYEVETKPQSLYIKRFGGLIKHVLPISLNPEGLVLRTVNKYYALLDCVEKYRASGKLLDYGILLNNQFMGTYYNDKTHLWGDFGSCLFVTKEVI